A single window of Gossypium arboreum isolate Shixiya-1 chromosome 13, ASM2569848v2, whole genome shotgun sequence DNA harbors:
- the LOC108461238 gene encoding uncharacterized protein LOC108461238, with product MVAISLYRGNLHRAPEVSWRWLMPTPKISLKDFKSLLHRRDRALSRLRSSSSSNPSPNSVLKHQIQSPVSCEPPIEPKLKAKLEPEPSEGLKTGPPLQEVKVDIVGGSDGGGCLVKSEDEQTEKDINLQVDEKPPEEAKTNVEVSDKINDFNGKEKRKRDVEEKLQVLNAKKHSLVQVLKQILNAEEELKRRNGTQGTVNRPAVPLQVETTNDSGSMTRLVTPRMGLDANLAGENDGVEADDVSNHNVHSRHVFRMSSTSPSSESPLRRPTYIQHNVVSHPSRTSMGVTGSPSRFAPTGNQGHPGNPPTVSVSGTNFVASSPSPAASGGTSVLREAWQPSPWN from the exons CTTCAAATCTCTCTTGCACCGCCGCGACAGAGCTCTCTCTCGTCTCcgttcctcttcttcttctaacCCTAGCCCTAACTCTGTTTTAAAGCATCAAATTCAATCTCCCGTGTCCTGTGAGCCtcctattgagccgaaattgaaaGCCAAACTGGAACCTGAACCGTCCGAGGGTTTGAAAACTGGACCACCTCTCCAGGAGGTCAAGGTGGACATAGTTGGAGGATCCGACGGTGGAGGTTGTTTGGTGAAGTCGGAAGATGAGCAGACCGAGAAAGATATCAATTTGCAAGTGGATGAGAAGCCGCCTGAGGAGGCTAAAACAAATGTAGAG GTAAGCGATAAAATAAATGATttcaatggaaaagaaaaaaggaaaagggATGTTGAGGAGAAATTACAGGTTTTGAATGCAAAAAAGCATAGTTTAGTACAAGTACTAAAGCAG ATCTTGAATGCAGAGGAGGAGTTGAAGAGAAGAAATGGCACACAAGGTACAGTGAATCGTCCAGCCGTTCCACTTCAAGTGGAAACCACAAATGACTCAGGGTCAATGACGAGGCTTGTCACTCCTCGGATGGGCTTGGATGCTAATCTTGCTGGTGAAAATGATGGAGTTGAAGCTGATGATGTTTCAAACCATAACGTTCATTCTCGTCATGTGTTTCGGATGAGCAGTACATCTCCATCTTCAGAATCTCCTCTTAGAAGGCCTACCTACATTCAACATAATGTG GTTTCCCACCCTTCTCGAACAAGCATGGGGGTCACAGGTAGTCCTTCACGTTTTGCTCCTACTGGAAATCAAGGTCATCCTGGGAATCCTCCCACCGTATCTGTGTCAGGAACAAATTTCGTTGCATCATCTCCTTCCCCTGCAGCATCTGGTGGCACTTCAGTCTTACGAGAGGCTTGGCAGCCAAGCCCATGGAATTAG